The following are encoded together in the Chanodichthys erythropterus isolate Z2021 chromosome 16, ASM2448905v1, whole genome shotgun sequence genome:
- the znf644a gene encoding zinc finger protein 644a — translation MSGLKESAKVEENDTSMSRISQDLLNSETFSVEGATPGPSAHCPQETMALLDDQGDLLTSVGFMDSICSDGPAKAAYVNGSTSPHISDEILLDISKNVPVFLPKSLQAQNSVTTNVHFEGSDPLRKEGEITIRQTLTAEDVENRGIWGFDTESPESSLDNYDDGNDLTWNPQREFMKFLWDDDNGLEMEEKLSPVPSPINHKRRVPSPLCHKRRKRKEKLVLKVDPSEDLYSDLNFDSKKDHPGEGSRTECSPVKKKRSPRKPSKLQSTIVKHTKYLNGAAKAVKHLFPKPAKKPISKTQKMGLIRDSLPSDSCSREEPSFFQRNSSFKEKSQENRQITCNKDTTSSKPFICKECGQCYQDHSSMLHHISVHRDKRHKIMEEKNELHQIKDEGKDAKLQCPQCTFGTNCPNTFVQHAKTHEKDKRYYSCNKCDFVEMNEVELRRHSLHKHGISGADLTVWKSDGFQERKVNKSTCPNSYSCSVERKTKNIGNHVKASCQTQFNEEQASSHSLDSSDEELSLTEQPTSALSTCAKPTAKSPKLSRKKKMWMHKSVQSQSRLDKSIHTLLSRKKRNDQSASECNTHQEPQEFLDSNETTFSETGTSLSPSKFLKRSAHSKEGNTKRTFKSDGNVTCSEDVGNTNYMHLNLEKQTLKKSPSKRKMSTPFHNMQGQDILLDFPKSRQNFKKSEASKRRKVFINNGDFICDSNDLGPEECENNKNANARFVRKQTSPAKASLVASSSHFERNHGSPRKFSVKDEYKEEEISESNSTVKREQSSDVETDLKACPYCPAVFESGISLSNHIRGHLHRVGLKVRHAVSAAKVTSPDKVPPVRRRTLQQIKTEEDTSQTDNSAEMSTDCQQTHLICPLCREWFETRTGLSNHVRGHLKRLGKPTSTASKSPVIILKELMRDKKQFQMKLQVLEKKCRATNSFHPIRLNNGLTFASTVKRHKDKDEKKKIDINKGSPPSDLIGILKKRRAHEETKAKHSSHTARKALHLSSGKDCDLEIEPFKAVPNSLAEKSELNRKVCVHCNATFHSGVSLSNHLRAYAHRKKKALLDGTTYDCKQRKQRSRSGSKKKTYPLLHTPEEIYTLTCRFCDLVFQGPLSVQEDWIKHLQRHIMNTAVPHTGAGMVEVSSFPTDSCSNTIPQAQPSVMQTSS, via the exons ATGTCTGGTTTGAAGGAGAGTGCCAAAGTAGAGGAGAATGACACCTCAATGTCAAGAATCTCTCAGGACCTTTTGAACAGCGAGACATTCTCTGTAGAGGGGGCTACACCAGGACCATCAGCGCATTGTCCTCAAGAAACCATGGCACTACTCGATGACCAAGGAGACCTCCTGACCAGTGTCGGGTTTATGGACTCCATTTGTTCAGATGGACCAGCCAAGGCTGCTTACGTCAATGGATCCACCTCACCCCATATATCAGATGAAATCTTGCTGGATATTTCAAAAAACGTACCAGTATTCCTTCCCAAATCATTACAAGCTCAGAATTCTGTCACAACCAACGTCCACTTTGAAGGATCTGATCCACTCAGAAAAGAGGGGGAAATAACAATCAGGCAAACGTTGACTGCGGAGGATGTGGAGAATAGGGGCATATGGGGCTTTGATACAGAATCTCCAGAAAGTTCATTAGATAATTATGATGATGGAAATGACCTTACCTGGAATCCCCAAAGGGAATTTATGAAGTTCCTGTGGGATGATGATAACGGTCTCGAAATGGAGGAAAAACTGTCTCCCGTTCCTTCACCCATCAACCATAAAAGAAGAGTTCCGTCACCACTCTGCCATAAAAGAAGAAAACGTAAAGAAAAATTGGTGTTAAAAGTCGATCCTTCCGAGGACCTATACTCTGATTTGAATTTTGATTCAAAAAAAGATCATCCAGGTGAAGGAAGCCGGACAGAGTGCAGTCCTGTTAAGAAGAAACGTTCCCCAAGAAAACCATCCAAATTACAGTCAACCATTGTAAAACATACCAAGTATTTAAATGGAGCTGCTAAGGCGGTCAAACACCTGTTTCCCAAACCAGCCAAAAAACCTATTAGCAAGACACAAAAGATGGGACTGATTAGAGATAGTTTGCCATCAGACTCATGTTCTAGGGAGGAACCTTCTTTTTTTCAACGTAATAgcagttttaaagaaaaatcaCAAGAAAACCGACAAATTACATGTAATAAAGATACAACTAGTTCAAAGCCATTCATATGTAAGGAATGTGGGCAGTGTTATCAAGATCATAGTTCGATGTTGCATCACATAAGTGTTCATCGGGACAAGCGACATAAAATTatggaagaaaaaaatgagTTGCATCAAATTAAAGATGAAGGTAAAGATGCAAAGTTGCAATGCCCCCAATGTACCTTTGGAACGAACTGTCCGAACACCTTTGTGCAACATGCCAAGACCCATGAGAAGGACAAGCGGTACTATAGTTGTAACAAGTGTGATTTTGTTGAAATGAATGAAGTTGAACTGAGACGCCATTCGCTTCATAAACATGGCATCAGTGGTGCTGATCTGACTGTTTGGAAATCAGATGGATTTCAGGAGCGCAAAGTCAATAAATCGACATGTCCAAATTCCTACTCCTGTTCTGTtgaaagaaaaactaaaaacattGGAAATCATGTTAAGGCTTCCTGTCAAACACAGTTTAATGAAGAACAGGCATCCTCACATTCCCTTGACAGCAGTGATGAAGAACTATCACTGACTGAACAGCCGACTTCTGCTCTTTCGACATGTGCAAAACCAACAGCAAAGTCACCAAAATTGTCacgaaagaaaaaaatgtggatGCACAAAAGTGTTCAAAGCCAATCAAGACTTGACAAATCAATTCACACACTTTTATCTAGAAAGAAACGTAATGACCAGAGTGCCTCAGAATGCAACACTCATCAGGAGCCTCAGGAGTTTCTTGACAGTAATGAGACCACATTCTCTGAAACAGGAACTAGTTTGTCCCCCTCAAAGTTTCTGAAAAGATCAGCTCATTCTAAAGAAGGGAACACTAAAAGAACTTTTAAGTCTGATGGAAACGTTACTTGTTCAGAAGATGTTGGAAACACCAActatatgcatttaaatttggAAAAGCAAACACTGAAGAAGTCACCTTCCAAAAGGAAAATGTCCACTCCATTCCACAATATGCAGGGCCAAGATATTCTTTTAGATTTCCCAAAATCTCGACAAAATTTCAAGAAATCTGAAGCATCCAAGAGGAGAAAAGTCTTTATTAACAATGGTGACTTTATCTGTGATTCTAATGATCTTGGACCTGAAGAATGTGAAAACAATAAGAATGCTAATGCACGTTTTGTAAGAAAACAGACTTCACCTGCAAAGGCAAGTCTTGTTGCCTCATCTAGTCACTTTGAGAGAAATCATGGTTCCCCGAGGAAGTTTTCTGTCAAAGACGAATACAAGGAAGAAGAGATCTCAGAGTCAAACTCCACTGTAAAGCGTGAACAGAGCTCAGATGTTGAGACAGATCTGAAGGCTTGTCCGTACTGTCCTGCTGTATTTGAGTCAGGAATTAGCCTCTCTAATCATATAAGAGGACATTTGCACAGAGTGGGCCTAAAAGTACGCCATGCTGTATCGGCAGCTAAGGTGACTTCTCCTGACAAAGTACCTCCAGTTCGACGACGAACATTGCAACAGATCAAAACAG AGGAGGACACATCCCAGACTGATAATTCTGCAGAGATGTCAACTGACTGTCAACAGACACACCTCATCTGTCCTCTCTGTAGGGAGTGGTTTGAAACAAGGACTGGGCTGTCCAATCATGTACGAGGCCACCTGAAGCGACTGGGCAAACCTACTTCCACCGCGTCCAAATCTCCAGTGATCATATTGAAAGAACTGATGCGTGACAAGAAACAGTTTCAGATGAAACTACAGGTTCTTGAGAAGAAGTGCCGTGCCACCAATTCTTTCCATCCTATTAGGTTGAATAACGGACTAACCTTCGCATCTACTGTCAAACGGCATAAAGATAAGGACGAAAAGAAAAAGATAGATATTAATAAAGGTTCACCACCAAGTGATCTGATTGGAATTTTGAAGAAAAGAAGAGCCCATGAAGAGACCAAAGCAAAGCACTCATCCCACACGGCGAGAAAGGCTCTCCATTTATCTTCAGGCAAAGACTGTGACCTGGAGATAGAACCTTTCAAAGCAGTGCCAAATTCACTAGCAG AGAAAAGTGAACTCAATAGAAAAGTTTGCGTGCACTGTAATGCCACCTTCCACAGTGGTGTTAGTCTCTCCAATCATTTGAGGGCATATGCACATAGAAAGAAAAAAGCTCTTCTGGATGGAACTA CTTATGACTGTAAACAGAGAAAGCAAAGATCAAGGTCTGGGTCAAAGAAGAAAACTTACCCGCTGCTGCACACTCCAGAGGAAATCTATACACTTACTTGCAG GTTTTGTGATCTAGTCTTCCAGGGCCCTTTGTCAGTGCAGGAGGACTGGATAAAGCATTTACAGAGGCACATTATGAATACCGCTGTACCGCACACAGGGGCAGGGATGGTGGAAGTCAGCTCCTTCCCCACGGACTCTTGTTCCAACACCATACCACAGGCACAACCTTCAGTGATGCAAACATCCTCATGA